GTGAATTGATCGACCCAGGCAACGGAATAGGAGAGCGGCTCTGCGTCACCGTCCCTTTGTTCCTTCGATGATGGGTTGTGTGACACACTGGGCCTGGTCCCATTCGCGTGTCCAATTGATGCTCATGACATACACAATGGCTGTCTTCTATCCACAATTTTCATCAATGATCTCTACTGGTTAAACCCAAGCAAATTCTCTTGCTGAATACTGAGAGATTTGCCTTTTGGATTGGTCGATCGCTGAGAGAGCTTAATCGAAATGTCATACCTGGGTGGAGACATAGTGAGAAGCACAGGCGAATCGAGTCCGTTCTTCACCTGGTTTGTCCAGGTTCAATCGCCAAATGCATCTAGCTACATATGCACAGCCGCAAATGGAGCGTTTCAAGTTTCCCAGAACGTACAGACGACTGGGGCGGTCAGCACTGCCGCGTCCACCTGTGATTGTTTCCGTCGAGGAGTTGTCCAGGAACAGTTAGTTTGCGAATGGAGGTGACATCCTTCCATGTAACCTTCTCGGTGCAAGGCAACTCCTTGCCGAGTTCGAGATGCACCCAGATGATTGGTCGTAGCGTTTTTGCCTCGAGCAAGCATCCTCCTTCTGTGAGGTGAAGATGGCTATCTTGTCTGTAGCTGGCTAGAAGAACTTAAACTTTGTGCGAGAGATGCGTCCGATGCTGACTGCCGATCTTATCACTGTCACTAATTTTGGACCAACTGGGATCTCGTTCAATGTAGCGGTCACTTTCAGTGATTCCACAGAGTGAAAACCTGGAACGGCGACACAACTTATGTATCAACTAACTAGCTGATAGGGGTTAGATTTGCTAGTATGGTCGAGACTTTCGAACAATCGATTGTCCTCAATGTGCGTCAGTCTGTGGCGCTTCTAAGGATCTGTCCACTGGTCTGATTCTGAGACTGGAAGATGTGGATGTAAGCGTGGGAGAAAATACAAGTTGACGACCCCACAACAGCTTTGATTAACGCTTGTACAACAGCAGAGATCTTAAGGACTTTCAAGACTCAACTTTGGGCTCCGTACATTGCTTGAGGGCAAAGGTGCTTATTCTCGATCGAAGATGCGATACCGAAGTTCGGTGATGGCTATCTACCTTAGGAAagatggatgatggctttCGCTGTAAACGCCCTGCGGCCTGAAACCTGAACCACGTAGATAGTAACCGAAATAGATGAGACACTGATTGATTGAAGGCGCTGAGACCGGGCTAGGTTGTTGTGGTGGGTTGACGAGCCGAGTCAACAAGGGACGAATGAAGAAACATGCGGTAGATATATCCGCCGAGCCCTAATGGAGATATTGAGTGTGAGGACACTCAAGATCTACTAAATTCAGTGGTGATCCAGTCGAGATTGGTGAGTGATAACCGGCAGATCCAAGTAAGTGTGGGTAGGGAGGTTTACTGTTATGTAGTATGGTAAGTACCCTCTCCTACCGAGATAATTCCTCAGTACAAGAACCTCTGACTACGTGATTGTGCTGATCTCGTGTTTGAAGGCGTGGTAATGATACTGTACTTGGCTGTCCACAAAACACTGTATGTAGGCACGCATTAGGAAAAGAGACTGGGGCAGCTTCAAGGACAGGATCTGCAGCCATATAACCCCTATCAGGGTAGGTGCCTTCCCTACCTACGGAATAGGTGAGGTATTAACTTACCTCATACTCGCTTATGAGAAGAGTGAGTGACGGAATACGTTGcagcgtactccgtactccgtacagcctTGGGACCCGGCAGACTGGGAAGCGGTGTGCAAATCCATTCATTTTCCTCAATCCTCGGACACTAGTGAGCAATGCCACTCGTCACATGGATCAAAGGGACACAAACTTGATTAGCTGCTTGGGGCGCACGTAGTTGTGCTTGTTACTGGACTAGATAAATAGTACCTACGGACTGGTAGAGTTCGAGACCAAGACCTcgcatacggagtacaatcAACTTAATACCTAAATGTTGTCAGTTAATGAACGATCAGGGAAGGTTGTCCTATGCGCACGGTGCGCTCTGCCTACAGTAGGAGTGGAGATCAAAAATTTCCTTGAGCACAGAATCTGCAGATATTTATCTAAAAGATTTAGCACTTATTTAGTTAGCAGAGAGTGATTTATCTAATTCTGTACCTgcacctgctgctgcagtGTGCCCATTGATTAGCAATTACCCCTAAACTTTATTGTTAATAGCTCACATGATTCTGCGGTTGAGTTATTGTACTTCCCAGGCTCAAGACATGGGCCTCACTAAGCTAAGACTTGGCACCTATGATTGCGGTTAGTACTTTGGTTTGGATCCTTTTCCATGGACCTATTCGAGAGTCGAGACAGTCGAAGATTCTTCGTGGATACAGGTTACAGTATGCAACAACCATGGTCCACTTCGGAGCGGATGCATGCAATGCTGTGGGCTCCAAGCAATTGATGGAACATGGATGGGCCGGAAAATTAATACTAGTCATTTTGTActacgtacggagtagttagTATTAAGAATGATTTTTTAGATACACTAGTAATAATGATACGTAGCCTGCGAACTGCCTAGTATTATTGAGATTCAGCGTCGGGGTTCCCACGGGCACTAGGGGTAGCACCATAGCAGAAGTGCTTGAAGAGGGATGGACATCCGAAAAGCTTCGGATCCTTCAACCAGAGTGCTGGGAACACGGCCGGATAAGCTGATTAGTTGATTCCTGAGGGGCATAAACTAAAAGAAGTTTAGCGGTAGGATGACGCCTTGACGAGTTTGATGACACGAGGATATATTGGTACGGTAAGGAGTGCAGTAAGAGTCAAAGTCTGAGAGACGGCATCCCTGATCCATTTATATCTGCTAAGCTGCTACAATGAACATAGATCTCACCAGTCACCGGACTGACCTGACCAGAGTGTGCTCGTCATTATTCTTCACTGCTCGCAGTATCTACCAAGATAGGTACTTTACTTTGACTCTGGATCCTGGATGGTTGGTAATATCTTACTACTTGCCTAGGCCTGAGCCGCAAATAGTCTAGCTGCGGAAATATAATCCATTACAATTGGACGATTTGACTCTGACCAAAAGTGGATGACGGTCCGCGTCCCGCCCCGAAAGTCACTTTCTGGTTCTGTGTCCGTCCCTTCACTTTGGGAATTTTGGTAAATTTGGGCGGGACCCAGGAGATACCCATTTTGAACAAGAACAATCGGAAATGAAATCAAATCAGAGCCCCTCCTTAACTACCAGAACACTATTGACGGGAACAGTTACGCTATCTCTTCCTCCGAGGATTAGTACAGCTCTTAGTTTCCTTCGATATCCTGGATGTTGGTAACCCACAGTTTTCTCCTGTTGAGTACTGTGTAGTCACTACCCACTCAAACATACAGACTACAACCTAAGTGGTACGACTTACTAGTGGGAATTATCTTCAATAGTCAGCAGGCACAAGGATGATGACAAGAATTTACGCACTCGACTGTTCAGAGAACAGAGCATAATAGGGCCTTATGAATTGGGAAGTTTATTCCCCAAACCTACCAGAGTACGGTACCAGGGCTGACACCCGCTAAAAGTGGGTATACCGCCACTTTCATCCGTTGGTCGTTACTAGATGGTTGGCACTCGCAAGGTCAAGATTGCTTTCAAATTTAATTTTTTCCGTGCGGGGCCCGAAAACCCGGGTACTGATGGGCCCTAGTCTCAAGTAAGAAAATGTAGAAAAAAGTATGTTTTATAAGGcttaaagtatatatataccagATCATGAACCTCCTGTATAAAGGGTGGGGCCGTGAGATGAGCGTACTTATCTCATACTGCAAAAGGGAGGTGCATACATGGATcataagtctcccaggaagcaGCCCCTTGTTGATGCACTGAAGTCTGTGGAACACTGCACCTGATCCCTGACTAAGGGCCAAAGTTTCTACTAGTTAATCAATAGCGATGTTGACATTTGTCTTCGAGGCATCAATATTGTTCGCTATTCGCTTGATTAGAGTTAGACAATCAGCCATCGGAGACCCTGTCTAATCCCTGTAAGTAGTCAAGTATGCTTTGGTCCTCGAGCACCAGAGAAGACCAATGTGGTCAGATCATGGAGCATAACCGAGTCTCCTGGAAGAATCCACTCAAGAAATGAAAGTTCTCAGTAGCGCTGAAATGGCTCCGTCTTCTGCATTGGCAGTGTCTTGGATGCGTCGCTGGATAGACTTGCAATAGATCAGTTGGCAGGTTGGTACCTTGCTCCAGAGGTAGTCTTTTCTTGTGCTCATGGTGATAATGATGCCTCTGATTACAACTGCgatattatttttattattatattcttGATCATTTTGCCTGACTTTACATTGCCATCAACTTGCCCCTATTCATACTCTCCACGTATCCATCTAATCAATCAAGCACTAATCAAGACGTTGTAGCCAACAATCAGACCAACTTCGAGCGTATACGAAACACACATcctttactccgtacctacTCATACGTGAAACAGAGTACCTCATCAACCCATACCTGACCGTCCCCTTCTCTTCGTCGTAGTCTCTGTTTCCACCCTCGTTGAACTAATTGGCGCCTCAGGCTGACCGATCAGTCCAACACTGGGCCCTTCCCAACCGCCCCGCCTTCGCGCCCGTGGGCCTGACGGGTAGGGAGACAGCGGTTGCACAACCTTAAAGCCTTGGTTGCTGtgctttgcttttgctcCTTACTcctttcatctcttcttcaacttcgcACTGTTCGCTTCTTTTTttgcatttttttttttttttttttttaattttcttctttttcttaccATTATAATTATCATATTATGGCGCACTTCTTTGTTTTCCCCTGTACTAAAAAATAGTTCATATTTATTTAGTTTTATTTCTATTTTTCTGTCTCCGTCATTTAGCTACTCTTCGTTGCATTAATTAACCCGCCCCTCGCTCCATCCCAATAGGTTCTTCCTTGATCGTCCGTCATCGATTCCATGGTTGATCTTGATTCACTAATTCATTAGCTACATTGTCTCTGCCTGCCTACGTTCAGACGATAGAGTCCAACGAGCCGGAATCCTGCATGGTTGCGTCGTGACTGCTCTTGCGTGGTTCCTCCAGAGGCTTGGGTCTTCCACGGGGAGGCAGCCGCGGCGCTTCAGGTCCGTTGTCACCTTTTGCCTCCTAAATACTAAGCTGACCACCTTCTGATTCTGTCATTGGTGTGCAGTTCAGCTGAGTTTGAGAGTGCCGTGTATCACGGAATCTTATCTATTCTTGCTGTGTGCGTGTGTGGTGTGTGAATGACTCTTATGTGTTTCTTCCTTGCCAAAAAGACCTCTCGCCCCCTTCGATCACCTTGTCCATACTTCTATGCAGTATTCCTGCAGCCGCTGTGCTCagccttttcctccttcctaTATGTCCGCTTTGATCTGTGATAATAGCCACcatatcttcttctatcGAGATCCCTCTCCACGACCGATCTCTGACCAGTCAACGTTGTCTTTTCCTTCGTTAACCTCGTCAACATACTCTgttgtttcttcttcttcttctttttcttccccaaTACCCGATTGgacctcctcgacctgaTGTTTCTCAACGGGCAGGGCGGACAGCGACCTCCGATGGTGGCCTTCCCGCCACTTAACGTTCGCGGATCTATTTCGTCAGGTTTCAATGCCCTAGGCCGCTCAAGAAACAACTCCGATGCTATGGACATCTATACAATCACAGACAGGGGTCCCGCTGCAGAGAGAGACCCGGCCGCTGGTCGTTGGCACGCCAATGGTTCCCCAAGTATTAATTCTACCAGTAGCAAGTATATCTCTCTTTCCCTCCTCCCTTCTATTTTCATATTCTTGCTCTCCCTTCTTTCGAGCTGCCGTCAAAGCGGTTAATATTGCAACTTTGTTACCATTGGGTGACTAATATACaatcttccttttcctctcttctccctttAGGAATCCTGACAGATACCCTTGCTATCAGGAGAACGGACGAACATACCATGGATACCGCAAAGGAATCTACATGTTGCCGTGCGacgagcaggagcaggatcGTCTAGATATATTCCACAAGCTTTTCACTGTGGCGAGAGTCTCGGACGGACTGATCTATGCTCCACATCCCACCAACGGCCGGTTTCTCGATTTGGGATGTGGGACAGGGATTTGGGCGATCGATGTGGCCAACAAGTATCCAGAAGCCTTCGTCGTTGGGGTTGATTTGGCCCCCATACAACCTCCAAATCACCCGAGAAATTGCGACTTTTATGCGCCATTCGACTTTGAAAGCCTTTGGGCTCTTGGGGAGGATTCGTGGGATCTGATTCACATGCAGATGGGCTCCGGCAGCGTTGCAAGTTGGCCCAACCTCTATCGGAGGATTTATTCCCATCTCCGTCCCGGTGCCTGGTTTGAGCAGGTCGAAATCGATTTCGAACCCCGTTGCGATGATCGCTCTTTGGAAGGCTTGGCTATTCGACAATGGTACCAGTTATTGAAACAAGCCACAGAGGAAACCATGCGGCCGGTTGCTCACAATTCACGTGAAACGATTCGAAATCTGCAGGAGGCCGGATTTACTGAGATCGACCATCAAATGGTTGGACTCCCTCTCAACCCGTGGCATGAGGACGAGCATGAGAGAAGAGTGGCTCGTTGGTATAACCTAGCCATCTCGGAGAGTATTGAGACGATGAGCCTTGCCCCTTTCAGCCGTGTGTTCGGTTGGCCGATCGAACGAATCAAGCAAATAGCAGCCGATGTTAAATCGGAGGCTTTCAATAAAGAGATCCATACTTACAACATACTGCATATATACCAGGCTCGAAAACCTCTCGCCAATTGACCGAGATTACCCTTGCATGCTTCAAACCTCTGAGATCGTGGTTGCTATACTGCGCGCCATGAATGCGGATCTCCGCCCTCAGATTGAACCACCAATCGTGTTTAGAACGTGATCCATGCGATCTCCTTCCTCCATCTTGCTTCATTCTTGTTACGAAACTGTATTGAACAGCTCAGAGACCGGCCCGACACATACGGCACACACCCTACAACCCCACAAATATCCACCATCTCGGTCGCCAACTCCTATGACCGGGCACCCTTCCTCGTTCAATACCAGATTCATGCTCACGCGGAGACCTCTGAAAGCTCGCATGAAAATACTGGAACGAAGGCTTATCCCGTTTCCTGCGCGTTAGAAAGCCTGACTATTGGCTTTTAGGACTTTCGAAACGGTCAAGGAATATATACATCAGAGGTCACCCAATCTCGGTGCCGCCACATTTACGGCCCATACGGCGGCAGTCGCGATCGACTGATATCGTGGCACTAGGGACATGGAATTGCTCCGATAACGACACCTCCACTGGTTGGACAGAAGGAAGAACGGAGCGAACCAGATCTCGCTGAGACCGAGGGACACAAATTTCCTTTTGCTTTGGCCGCATGGGTCGCGATAGTTGCACTGCACTTTATAGCATGCCCTGGCGTTCTGTAGGGAAGGACGTTGCCGTTTACAGTGGCTTTATACCCAGATCATCTTGCCTTGTTGTATGGACGGCAGTATATCCCTCTTGGTATTGTTTTTTTCCAcccctttgtcttttttgaAGATGAATTCTTGGAAGAAATTCTGGCTTTAATGATATTAATGACATGGCACAAGCGACTGCCTTGGTATGGACAAAAAGACACCCAGCCAACACATTGGAAATAATCTCAACTCATGCCTTAAACCAGTAGCCAAAACTCTTCAAGATCCACCTATTTTTTTGGGGGAATCCTTGGAAAAACCCCAAATCCTTAGTTACCGTCATGATATGTGTGTCGTAAAACGCCGTGAATGCTTTCATCAAATGCTGCAGATCACCAAAAAATCGCTGTAATGAGTCTAATGACTATGCGTGTTCCAGAAAGAACAGAAGAAATATGCTTATTTCCGCCGGCCCCTTTGACCTCTACCAGCACCGGGCTTCCCACTTTCTttgtctccgtctccattgGAGTTCATCCACTCCCGACCTGCACCGGGACTCCGGCGACGCATCGTCCCCGGCCCTACCGCCACTATGTCCTCCTCACTTTCGCTGTCAGAAATGTCCAGGAGGACCGGCATGCGGAAGGCTTCCATCTCACCGTCCGCGCCACTCTTTAGCGGTTCGATGGTGAGGACATCGGGAACTTCATCTTCCTGGTCGAGACGCCGTTGGTGGATTTCCTCCGCCGGGTGAATGTCGAATTCATCCTCCCGTTCCATGTACTCGACATTTTCTTCGACTTCGCCGAAATCCGGCGCAAGGGCAGACCACTTCTGTGGCGTGACGATGGACCACGTGTATATGCAGCCGGATTCTAGGCCACAGGCGACTACCATGGGGCGCGACGGGTGCCATTCGACAACGCCGAGCTCTTCACGGGGACcctcgaggatcttgacgaGGGAACCGTGGCTTCGCTCCCAGACGTAGATGTCCGGATTCATAAAGGTCGAGGCAGTGACAAATTCACCGgtagaggagaaggtgacGTGGTTCCAGCTTAGTCGGTTGACCACGTCCTGGAACTTATGTTCCACTTGTAGTTTGATGTTCGCGGGCTCGAGGTCGATCCCTAGTTGTGACAGGTCAGGCATGATGATGGTCCGAATTACGCGATCAGAACTGTTGATGAGTAGGTCCCGGCCATTGCTTGCCAAACGGAGGAGAATGACCACGCCGTTACACAGCCGGGTCGAGTGGATGGTCGTGCAGGTCTGTGTCTCGATGATATTGATCCACCCCTTGGATGTGCCTGCTATGATGTGATTTCCAAATGCCGAGAATATTGTGACGCATGTCGAGTGCTTTGCATCTTGCGCAGCTTGCTTGGCGGCCATGGCTGGGTCGACTTCTTCTGAGGCGGATGGCGGAGGACGAAATGGAGCGGAGGGGAGTATTCGCTTGATCGGTTTGGGGGACGAAATATCCACGAGGACTGGTTGGTCTTCGAAAAGTGAAGCGACGAAGAGTAAACTGCGACCATCGACATGCGTTAGACAGGACTCTAACACCCCTGCAGGAGCGAGGGACACTCACTGGTTGAAAGGATGTAGTTCTGCAATATACACAGGGGCCTCAAATCGGACAGTGCGCACGCGGGAACCATCTTTCATGTCCCACAAAATGCATTTCCAGTCCTGGGAGGAGCTGAGGAGGTATCGTCCATCTCTAGACCAGCTATTCCTTATCAGCACGACATTCTCCCAGTCGACTCCGCAGGGAAATTATTCCTACCTGAGAGATTGGATCTGTCTGGTATGGCCGCGAAGTTTCCGCGCGACTCCATTTGTCTCTATATCAAAGATAACCACAGTACCGTCCACCTATAGAATGAGTTGTCAATGAGGATTCGAGGTGGGCCCCAAAGGATAAGGGCTGTACGTACTCGTCCGGAAGCCAGGTAATCTCCTTTTCGATTGAAGCGCAAACATGTCGCGTGCCCGCTTCCTGTCGCTAGTTAGCTACGTCGCATtaagaagatgaaggagcgCCGACGGACTCAATTTCTCAGTCAAGGTGTCGGGATAGTCCTGGGCAAGGACGAAAGGATCAATGAGCGACAAATTCATTGTGGCTTACTAGCGCGTTTCAAGTGAGAAGAGAGTAACTGCAGCTAAATTAAGAAGATTTCCCAGCCTGAAGAGAGGCCAGGAGAGATAAATGTGAAGGATTCATCCAGCACCCTTGATGGCTAGGTAATCTGCGAACACAGGCGGCGATAAGAGGTGAATCAGTCTTTTGGCTGAGATTGTCAAATGAGAGGGCAGTCGCAGGGCGGTCAGTTGCAGTTTAAAAGTCATTAGCAATATTAATGGACACCATCATATGAATGAATTGATTGGGTAATTTTGTATT
The DNA window shown above is from Aspergillus fumigatus Af293 chromosome 1, whole genome shotgun sequence and carries:
- a CDS encoding Set1-mediated histone H3-K4 methylation subunit Swd1 encodes the protein MNLSLIDPFVLAQDYPDTLTEKLRSGHATCLRFNRKGDYLASGRVDGTVVIFDIETNGVARKLRGHTRQIQSLSWSRDGRYLLSSSQDWKCILWDMKDGSRVRTVRFEAPVYIAELHPFNHLLFVASLFEDQPVLVDISSPKPIKRILPSAPFRPPPSASEEVDPAMAAKQAAQDAKHSTCVTIFSAFGNHIIAGTSKGWINIIETQTCTTIHSTRLCNGVVILLRLASNGRDLLINSSDRVIRTIIMPDLSQLGIDLEPANIKLQVEHKFQDVVNRLSWNHVTFSSTGEFVTASTFMNPDIYVWERSHGSLVKILEGPREELGVVEWHPSRPMVVACGLESGCIYTWSIVTPQKWSALAPDFGEVEENVEYMEREDEFDIHPAEEIHQRRLDQEDEVPDVLTIEPLKSGADGEMEAFRMPVLLDISDSESEEDIVAVGPGTMRRRSPGAGREWMNSNGDGDKESGKPGAGRGQRGRRK
- the laeA gene encoding class I SAM-dependent methyltransferase, which produces MFLNGQGGQRPPMVAFPPLNVRGSISSGFNALGRSRNNSDAMDIYTITDRGPAAERDPAAGRWHANGSPSINSTSSKNPDRYPCYQENGRTYHGYRKGIYMLPCDEQEQDRLDIFHKLFTVARVSDGLIYAPHPTNGRFLDLGCGTGIWAIDVANKYPEAFVVGVDLAPIQPPNHPRNCDFYAPFDFESLWALGEDSWDLIHMQMGSGSVASWPNLYRRIYSHLRPGAWFEQVEIDFEPRCDDRSLEGLAIRQWYQLLKQATEETMRPVAHNSRETIRNLQEAGFTEIDHQMVGLPLNPWHEDEHERRVARWYNLAISESIETMSLAPFSRVFGWPIERIKQIAADVKSEAFNKEIHTYNILHIYQARKPLAN